Proteins encoded by one window of Procambarus clarkii isolate CNS0578487 unplaced genomic scaffold, FALCON_Pclarkii_2.0 HiC_scaffold_140, whole genome shotgun sequence:
- the LOC138361000 gene encoding uncharacterized protein: protein MSINALQECRLYCIGCNGSTPPGHFDVTCTSCGQLYCANLHGSTSCPYCRWSVNQEPPTEARNVIEPPPKRRRIINNRVPIRDQENLILGGINIPAQSPLDSTQPSEWSTPVRSQPQLSQELEEDAPDSNLQASSDEEDNQLSVHDISDEEVNAPDSPEVHNIDHVVQRVLEVIRHFEGSFSRHSFSIPVI from the exons atgtccatcaacgctcttcaagaatgcagactgtactgtataggatgcaacgGGTCTACACCAcctggacattttgacgtaacctgtaccagctgtggacaactctattgtgcaaatc ttcatggttctacttcctgcccgtactgtcgttggtccgttaaccaggaacctcccaccgaagccagaaacgtcattgaacctccacccaaacgccgtcgcatcataaataacc gagttcctattcgtgatcaagagaatctcatacttggtggaatcaacatcccagctc aatcgcccctggattcaacccaaccctctgagtggagcacgcctgtacgcagtcaaccccagctgtcccaggagctagaagaagatgcaccagacAGCAACCTGCAGGCATCCTCAGATGAAGAAGACAATCAACTCTCTGTTCATgacatatcagatgaagaagtcaacgctccagattccccagaggtacATAACATAGATCACGTTGTTCAGAGAGTGTTAGAAGTCATACGCCATTTCGAAGGATCATTCTCGAGACATTCATTCTCCATCCCGGTCATTTAG